A window of the Scandinavium goeteborgense genome harbors these coding sequences:
- the leuL gene encoding leu operon leader peptide, with protein MIRTSRFTGLLLLNAFTLRGRLVGDVLR; from the coding sequence ATGATCCGCACTTCTCGTTTCACCGGTCTACTACTACTAAACGCATTCACTCTGCGCGGTAGACTGGTGGGCGACGTTTTGCGTTAA
- the leuA gene encoding 2-isopropylmalate synthase, giving the protein MSQQVVIFDTTLRDGEQALQASLSVKEKLQIALALERMGVDVMEVGFPVSSPGDFESVQTIARNIKNSRVCGLARCVEKDIDVAAESLKVAEAFRIHTFIATSPMHIATKLRSTLDEVIERSIYMIKRARNYTDDVEFSCEDAGRTPIEDLSRVVEAAINAGARTINIPDTVGYTMPFEFANIITGLYERVPNIDKAIISVHTHDDLGLAVGNAIAAVHAGARQVEGAMNGIGERAGNCSLEEVIMAIKVRKDIMNVQTRINHNEIWRTSQTVSQICNMPIPANKAIVGTGAFAHSSGIHQDGVLKNRENYEIMTPESIGLNQVQLNLTSRSGRAAVKHRMDEMGYKESDYSLDNLYDAFLKLADKKGQVFDYDLEALAFINKQQEEPEHFRLDYFSVQSGSNDIATASVKLACGGEVKAEAANGNGPVDAVYQAINRLTQFDIELVKYGLTAKGHGKDALGQVDIVANYNGRRFHGVGLATDIVESSAKAMVHVLNSIWRANEVEKELQRKAQNNENKKETV; this is encoded by the coding sequence ATGAGCCAACAAGTCGTTATCTTCGATACCACCTTACGTGACGGTGAACAGGCGTTACAGGCAAGCCTGAGCGTAAAAGAGAAACTGCAAATCGCTCTGGCCCTTGAGCGCATGGGTGTAGACGTAATGGAAGTCGGTTTCCCGGTGTCTTCCCCGGGCGACTTCGAATCCGTGCAGACCATCGCGCGCAACATCAAAAACAGCCGTGTGTGTGGCTTAGCCCGTTGCGTTGAGAAAGACATTGATGTGGCGGCTGAGTCCCTGAAAGTGGCCGAAGCATTCCGTATCCATACTTTTATCGCTACCTCACCGATGCACATCGCCACCAAGCTGCGCAGTACGCTGGATGAAGTCATCGAACGCTCCATTTACATGATTAAACGTGCGCGTAACTACACCGATGACGTTGAGTTCTCTTGTGAAGATGCAGGCCGTACACCGATTGAAGATTTATCCCGCGTAGTAGAAGCCGCAATTAACGCCGGGGCGCGCACCATCAACATCCCGGATACCGTTGGCTACACCATGCCGTTCGAGTTCGCCAACATCATCACCGGCCTGTATGAACGCGTGCCGAACATTGATAAAGCCATTATCTCCGTCCACACCCATGACGATTTAGGTCTGGCAGTCGGCAACGCCATCGCCGCGGTTCACGCCGGTGCGCGTCAGGTTGAAGGGGCAATGAACGGCATCGGCGAGCGTGCGGGTAACTGTTCGCTGGAAGAAGTCATCATGGCTATCAAGGTCCGCAAAGACATCATGAACGTGCAGACCCGGATCAATCACAACGAAATCTGGCGTACCAGTCAGACCGTCAGCCAGATTTGCAACATGCCCATTCCGGCGAACAAAGCGATTGTCGGCACCGGCGCCTTCGCCCACTCCTCCGGTATCCACCAGGACGGCGTGCTGAAGAATCGAGAAAACTACGAAATCATGACCCCAGAATCCATCGGCCTGAATCAGGTGCAGTTGAACCTGACCTCACGCTCTGGCCGCGCGGCAGTGAAACACCGCATGGACGAAATGGGCTACAAAGAGTCCGATTACAGCCTGGACAATTTGTACGACGCATTCCTGAAACTGGCCGACAAAAAAGGTCAGGTGTTCGATTACGACCTGGAAGCCCTGGCGTTCATTAATAAGCAGCAGGAAGAACCTGAGCATTTCCGCCTGGACTATTTCAGCGTGCAGTCTGGCTCCAACGACATCGCCACCGCTTCGGTCAAACTGGCCTGCGGCGGGGAAGTGAAAGCCGAAGCAGCCAATGGCAACGGCCCGGTCGATGCGGTTTATCAGGCCATCAACCGCCTCACCCAGTTTGACATCGAGCTGGTGAAATACGGTCTGACCGCCAAAGGCCACGGTAAAGATGCGCTGGGTCAGGTGGATATCGTTGCTAACTATAACGGACGCCGTTTCCACGGTGTCGGCCTGGCAACGGATATCGTCGAGTCTTCCGCCAAAGCCATGGTTCACGTACTGAACAGCATCTGGCGTGCTAATGAAGTCGAAAAAGAGTTGCAGCGCAAAGCGCAGAATAACGAGAACAAAAAGGAAACCGTGTAA